The Allocoprobacillus halotolerans nucleotide sequence GAAAAATTATGGGTAAGCATTGGTGGAGTAACAAACGTTAAATCACAAGGAATCGACAAAGCAGCATGGGATGAATCAATCCACAGAATTGCAATGAATGCTTATGAAGATCAATGTACTCCAGCAAACCCAAGAATGCCAATCGTAAAAGATATGGAACAAATCTTAAGCACTATTTATGATTATGAATCAAAATATGCAGTAAAGAATGAAAAATAGTAAAAATGGAGCATAACTTGCAACAGTTATGCTCTTTTTTCTTACAAACATATCAAAATATTGTATAATTAAATATATATGAAATGGAGGTAATGAAAATGAGTTTTCCTAAAGATTTTTTATGGGGTGGAGCTGTTGCTGCCAACCAATGTGAAGGAGCCTATTTAGAAGATGGTAAAGGGCTATGTGTACCAGATATGTTATTAGGTGGAGATGTCAATACACCAAGAACATTCTTGCCAAAAACTGATCCAACAGCTTTTTATCCAAGTCATGAAGCTGTCGATTTCTATCATCATTACAAAGAAGATATCGCATTATTTGCCAAAATGGGATGGAATGTATTTAGACTTTCTATTAACTGGGGAAGAATCTTTCCTAATGGAGATGATGAAGAACCAAATGAAGCAGGATTAGCATTCTATGATAAAGTTTTTGATGAATGTCATAAACATGGAATGGAACCATTAGTGACATTATGCCATTATGAAATCCCATGGAACATTGTTACAAAATATAATGGTTTTACTGATCGTCGTGTGATTGATTTATTTGTGAAATATGCGACAACTTGCTTTGAACGTTATAAAGATAAAGTAAAATACTGGTTAACATTCAATGAAATCAATATTGCTTGTATGGGTGAAGGTGGGATTGGAAATCTCTATGGATTAGGAATGATGGATCCAGAAGATGTTAATGCTGATCATCGTATACCATTAACTGAACTTAAATCAAATGATCAAAAAATGTTTGAGGCTTTACATAATGAATTTGTTGCCAGTGCATTGGCAGTTAAAGCAGGGCATGAAATCAATCCTGATTTTATGATTGGAAATATGATTGCACATACAACAGTTTATCCATTAACACCAAATCCAAAAGATGTGTTAGCTGCTTATGATGAAGATGATTATAAAAATAATTTCTGTGGAGATGTACAGGTTAGAGGAGAATATCCTTCATTTATGTGGCGTTATTTTAAAGAACATGGTATTGATACTTCATTTATTACTGAAGAAGATCAAAAGATTCTAAAAGAAGGAACAGTTGATTTCTATACTTTCTCTTATTATCAATCAAATTGTATTACAGTTGATAAGAATGCTCAAATGACGAAAGGAAATATGACAGTTGGTGCAAAGAATCCATATCTTGAAGCATCTGACTGGGGATGGCAAATTGATCCTGATGGATTACGTTATACATTAAAATTGTTAAATGGACGTTATCCACATACACCATTAATGATTGTTGAAAATGGTTTAGGAGCATTTGATAAAGTAGAAGAAGATGGATCTATTCATGATGATTATCGTATTGCATATTTAAGACCTCATATTGCAGCAATGAAAGAAGCAATTGAAGATGGTGTACCATTAATTGGTTATACAACTTGGGGACCTATTGATTTGGTTTCAGCAGGAACAGGACAATATGCAAAACGTTATGGATTTATTTATGTTGATAGACATGATGATGGTACAGGAGATTTCTCAAGAAGTCGTAAAGATTCATTCTATTGGTATAAAAAAGTTATTGAATCAAAAGGGGAAGATTTAGATTAAACAAGCAAAAAGGACATAGCAGCAAGTTATGTCCTTTTTAAAAGTATTCATTTTAAAAGCGAATGTTTATTTTTTCCAGTCTTCTAGCATTTTTAAAGCTTGATCTAGAACTTTAGATCCATCCATCATACCATAAGTACGCATGTCAATAACATCCACAGGAATGGCATGGTTCACTTGATCTTTGATAGAATTTAAACGGAAACGAACTTGAGGTCCGATAAGTAAAACATCGCATGGATCAGCAGCATATTCAGTTGTAAGAGCAGTTTCACTTATAGCCCAAATTTTTGCTTCTAAACCTCTATCCTGTGCAGCTTTTTGCATTCTAGTTACAAGTAAGCTTGTTGACATTCCTGCACTACATGCTAACATGATTTTCATCATATTCATATTCCTCCTTATTTGTTTTTCTATACTCATATTATACACCTATTAGATATATTATGAAATAACAAAGATAGAATTTCATAAATTTATTGACTTATTGTAGTGTCTTGATTAC carries:
- a CDS encoding glycoside hydrolase family 1 protein, with amino-acid sequence MSFPKDFLWGGAVAANQCEGAYLEDGKGLCVPDMLLGGDVNTPRTFLPKTDPTAFYPSHEAVDFYHHYKEDIALFAKMGWNVFRLSINWGRIFPNGDDEEPNEAGLAFYDKVFDECHKHGMEPLVTLCHYEIPWNIVTKYNGFTDRRVIDLFVKYATTCFERYKDKVKYWLTFNEINIACMGEGGIGNLYGLGMMDPEDVNADHRIPLTELKSNDQKMFEALHNEFVASALAVKAGHEINPDFMIGNMIAHTTVYPLTPNPKDVLAAYDEDDYKNNFCGDVQVRGEYPSFMWRYFKEHGIDTSFITEEDQKILKEGTVDFYTFSYYQSNCITVDKNAQMTKGNMTVGAKNPYLEASDWGWQIDPDGLRYTLKLLNGRYPHTPLMIVENGLGAFDKVEEDGSIHDDYRIAYLRPHIAAMKEAIEDGVPLIGYTTWGPIDLVSAGTGQYAKRYGFIYVDRHDDGTGDFSRSRKDSFYWYKKVIESKGEDLD
- a CDS encoding PTS sugar transporter subunit IIB → MMKIMLACSAGMSTSLLVTRMQKAAQDRGLEAKIWAISETALTTEYAADPCDVLLIGPQVRFRLNSIKDQVNHAIPVDVIDMRTYGMMDGSKVLDQALKMLEDWKK